From a single Cryptococcus neoformans var. neoformans B-3501A chromosome 3, whole genome shotgun sequence genomic region:
- a CDS encoding hypothetical protein (HMMPfam hit to DUF589, Family of unknown function (DUF589), score: 209.8, E(): 5e-60), with amino-acid sequence MPWLMKAEPDSRIVKGKDVKFSVDDFERVGVSPWDGVRNHEAKKIMREKMKLGDKVLFYHSNCKVPGVFAVAEISKEGYPDFTAWDPDHPYFDPKSKQDSPTWFMVDVRFKRRLDYPPTLALIKHLATLSNLPKEVSYIGDRGLEAIKNMSLVNRGRLSVQPVDDAAYNAIVELGTKGGWDSFVSVSSQASKSRKAKASESSSEPVKAKDNDTLEEKPHKGKKFLPGEDGIFESGQGQRRSKRLKRSLP; translated from the exons ATGCCATGGCTGATGAAAGCCGAGCCTGATTCGAGGATTGTCAAAGGGAAAGATGTCAAG TTTTCAGTAGATGACTTTGAACGTGTTGG GGTATCACCTTGGGATG GCGTGCGGAATCACGAGGCTAAGAAAATCATGCGGGAAAAGATGAAATTAGGTGACAAG GTCCTGTTCTATCATAGCAATTGTAAGGTGCCTGGGGTCTTCGCAGTGGCAGAAATTTCCAAAGAAGGGTACCCAGATT TTACAGCGTGGGATCC AGATCATCCATATTTCGACCCCAAATCAAAGCAAGATTCTCCCACGTGGTTTATG GTAGATGTCAGGTTCAAGCGAAGGCTGGACTATCCCCCGACTCTTGCTTTGATAAAACACCTGGCAACACTATCCAACCTTCCAAAAGAAGTATCTTATATCGGCGATCGCGGATTAGAAGCTATCAAAAACATGTCACTGGTTAACAGGGGCCGGTTAA GTGTTCAGCCAGTAGATGACGCTGCATACAATGCCATTGTTGAGCTTGGTACAAAAGGTGGTTGGGATAGTTTCGTTAGTGTCAGCTCGCAGGCTTCCAAGTCACGCAAAGCGAAGGCTTCCGAGAGCTCGTCAGAGCCAGTTAAAGCAAAGGACAATGACACATTGGAAGAGAAACCACACAAAGGAAAGAAGTTCTTACCtggagaggatggcatTTTTGAATCCGGACAGGGGCAACGCAGGAGCAAACGGCTTAAAAGGTCGTTGCCGTAG
- a CDS encoding hypothetical protein (Match to EST gb|CF188898.1|CF188898; HMMPfam hit to DnaJ, DnaJ domain, score: 125.8, E(): 1e-34), which translates to MSTIVDSRPRGTYIPADCPSCRSEQEYMIPPTFIGGLRVRCSACKQLFTHPQPKPSGSSSSSTSKAAPRTRSIGTDKDPLDLAYYDVLGLDSQCTTEEVKKAYRRLAIKLHPDKNRDDPDAEEKFKEISVAYQVLSDPELRHKYNEFGQKNGGGMSEPAGGFHDPEEVFGKMFGGDRFEVLIGNISIGKDMKEAFQQQHEEDPSDFTIGPNGKPILTPAGAQKKWSREKKVAEEKARQRQARVDQLATHLINKLNIYTEAAKGPQDEMVGASFKEICRLEADDLKDENYGVELLHAIGKTYQAKSSQHLASSQFAPLGWFHGAKSSFNVVSDTVSTLRSAMELKAVFERLQRAEQSGMSADELRKLEEQAAEQGMRTMWKGVKLEVESVVRDTCEKVLSDPTLPKEKLHSRAVALGLMGEAFLAIRKEGETHGEDFVRVETPASKQREASHTTTHAPPPVPPRPENTTSATQDAQLKEKEETLKAAYRAYESKRQGNP; encoded by the exons ATGTCAACCATCGTAGACTCCAGACCGAGGGGCACCTACATCCCTGCTGATTGCCCCAGCTGTCGTTCTGAACAAGAATATATGATCCCTCCGACTTTTATAGGGGGTCTTCGCGTCCGCTGTTCAGC ATGCAAGCAATTATTTACCCACCCCCAACCAAAACCATCTggctcaagctcttcgtCGACATCAAAAGCCGCTCCCCGCACTAGGAGTATTGGGACTGACAAGGATCCGCTCGACCTAGCTTATTATGATGTTTTGGGATTGGACAGTCAGTGTACGACAgaggaggtgaagaaggccTATAGGCGGTTAGCCATAAAGTTACACCCTGACAAG AATCGGGATGACCCAGATGCAGAGGAAAAA TTCAAAGAAATATCTGTGGCATATCAAGTTCTATCGGATCCTGAGCTCCGACACAAATATAATGAATTTGGCCAGAAGAACGGGGGTGGAATGTCAGAGCCTGCTGGCGGATTCCATGACCCAGAGGAAGTGTTCGGCAAGATGTTTGGAGGTGATCGTTTCGAAGTATTGATCGGTAACATTAGTATCG GCAAGGATATGAAGGAAGCattccaacaacaacacgAAGAAGATCCAAGCGATTTTACTATTGGACCCAACGGCAAGCCTATATTGACCCCCGCGGGCGCACAGAAGAAGTGGTCCCGCGAAAAGAAAGttgcagaagagaaggccAGACAGAGGCAGGCTAGAGTCGATCAGTTAGCTACGCATTTGATCAACAAGCTCAATATCTACACGGAAGCTGCCAAAGGACCTCAAGACGAGATGGTTGGAGCGAGTTTCAAGGAAATCTGTCGTTTGGAAGCTGA TGATCTCAAAGACGAAAATTATGGCGTTGAGTTACTACACGCCATAGGGAAGACGTATCAAGCCAAATCTAGCCAGCACCTT GCATCGTCCCAATTTGCTCCATTAGGCTGGTTCCACGGTGCTAAATCCAGTTTCAACGTGGTATCTGATACCGTATCCACTCTTCGTTCAGCAATGGAGCTGAAGGCAGTATTCGAACGGCTCCAAAGGGCTGAGCAAAGTGGCATGTCGGCGGATGAGCTGCGTAAACTCGAAGAACAAGCTGCGGAGCAAGGCATGAGGACGATGTGGAAAGGAGTGAAGCTCGAAGTGGAGAGTGTTGTAAGAGATACGTGTGAAAAGGTTCTGTCAGATCCAACATTGCCGAAAGAGAAGTTGCATTCGAGGGCTGTTGCTTTGGGTTTGATGGGCGAG GCATTCTTGGCTATCCGTAAAGAGGGCGAGACTCATGGGGAAGATTTTGTTAGGGTAGAGACGCCAGCTTCAAAGCAGCGTGAAGCATCCCATACTACCACTCATGCCCCACCGCCCGTTCCTCCTCGCCCCGAAAATACAACCAGCGCAACTCAAGATGCACAGctaaaggaaaaggaggagacaCTAAAGGCAGCGTATCGAGCAT ACGAAAGTAAACGGCAAGGTAATCCATGA
- a CDS encoding hypothetical protein (Match to EST gb|CF186161.1|CF186161; HMMPfam hit to WD40, WD domain, G-beta repeat, score: 66.1, E(): 9.1e-17), whose amino-acid sequence MQQLLNPFAQKYPDAVDSTLFTQGVCLAFNRSGPFAGHYLAVGNSHGTVEIWDVETRGVVRILEGHVKAVEGLSWSRNNRYLLSASSDGTAIVWDLSVLPHPLLSPRTPLTGEPHAGPSSARLHTVRFDSPVISASFHPRNSRIILAVLSCGEAVIVDMRKGGGKYRLEDVSDEDETAVNRKRISMTCGDFSPCGSRVYVGTSNGMLIVIDPMTRQILQRAKLANSGIRQLSFDTSGFHLLTSATDRALRLLHIDPLTLSLSPLHRFQDLINRTPWNSIGFSGDAEYVMGGAAHKMAHNVFIWDRESGVLVKVLEGPKEPLIACTWHPTKPIIASITTSGDVHVWQTSSPDNWAAFAPGFEELEENVEYDEREDEFDIEDETELNRRKDLEEDIIIDLLTPQEDAFPRRARPIISLPSNIIFANDDEQLEAMRFIESISNVAKWADREAVVYEDALVSGDGEQEELGEAANGAADGDDWEGFYLSQDLLSDIRSDDAGT is encoded by the exons ATGCAGCAACTCCTCA ATCCGTTCGCGCAAAAGTACCCAGATGCCGTAGATTCCACCCTCTTTACCCAGGGTGTATGCCTCGCTTTCAATCGGTCGGGACCGTTTGCAGGACATTATCTTGCCGTTGGCAATAGCCATGGGACTGTAGAAATCTGGGATGTTGAGACTAGGGGTGTCGTCAGAATACTTGAAGGACATGTCAAAGCTGTTGAGGGACTCAG CTGGTCTCGAAACAATCGCTACCTTCTATCCGCTTCCTCAGATGGTACTGCCATAGTGTGGGATCTTTCTGTGTTACCACATCCTCTTTTGTCGCCTCGTACGCCGTTGACGGGTGAGCCTCACGCAGGCCCGTCCTCAGCCCGGCTTCACACAGTCCGCTTCGATTCGCCTGTGATCAGTGCCTCTTTTCACCCCCGCAACAGTCGAATTATTTTAGCCGTCCTTTCTTGTGGTGAAGCAGTTATTGTTGATatgagaaaaggaggaggaaagtaTAGGCTGGAAGACGTTTCAGACGAAGACGAAACAGCTGTCAACAGAAAGCG GATATCAATGACATGCGGAGACTTCTCTCCTTGTGGATCTCGCGTTTATGTTGGAACGTCAAATGGGATGCTGATTGTAATCGACCCGATGACCAGACAG ATCTTACAGCGGGCCAAACTTGCTAATTCTGGGATTCGACAACTATCATTTGATACTTCCGGTTT CCATCTCTTAACTTCTGCCACTGACCGGGCGCTCCGTCTGCTTCATATTGATCCCCTCACCCTCTCATTAAGCCCTCTCCACCGCTTCCAAGATCTTATCAATCGCACACCTTGGAATTCTATTGGATTTTCTGGAGATGCTGAATATGTGATGGGTGGCGCAGCACATAAGATGGCGCACAACGTGTTTATTTGGGATAGAGAGAGTGGTGTCTTGGTCAAGGTGCTTGAAGGGCCTAAAGAACCTCTGATAGCTTGTACT TGGCATCCTACTAAACCGATCATTGCATCAATAACAACATCCGGCGACGTACATGTTTGGCAGACATCATCACCTGATAACTGGGCAGCTTTTGCTCCCGGCTTCgaggagctggaagagaatgTGGAATatgatgagagagaggatgagttCGATATT GAAGATGAGACTGAGCTCAATCGCCGTAAAgatcttgaagaagacatcATTATTGATCTCCTTACCCCTCAAGAAGATGCTTTCCCCCGTAGAGCAAGACCAATTATATCTCTACCGTCTAACATAATCTTTGCCAACGACGATGAACAACTAGAAGCGATGCGATTCATCGAGAGCATTTCCAATGTGGCGAAGTGGGCTGACAGAGAAGCAGTTGTATATGAGGATGCACTTGTgagtggggatggggaaCAGGAGGAATTAGGAGAAGCCGCAAATGGAGCAGCGGATGGAGACGATTGGGAGGGCTTTTATCTTTCTCAAGATCTCCTATCAGACATCAGGAGTGATGACGCCGGAACTTGA
- a CDS encoding hypothetical protein (Match to EST gb|CF194318.1|CF194318) — protein sequence MTGESSAIRKYDVDFKKTPGTLSITSTHIIWVPKVKDAMDRQSQAMNRAINMLASKPENERVSLKIIFKENVPPGGLHFVFTNANTRGDDRKAVQDILIPFVAANKNPTASAPGTPGSSTTPNTPSAATSTVMSDVAKGKRKMNEVTPAGLSTVSTESSPLPPAVRSQRRKYNTLRQRVLEKNDALRMLHRDLVLGRQITEEEFWEGREALIQAEEMAYAQKPGRPSRLLDDRFDLDAGRRGKTTGGTGVGIKQADNGPVILKLSKELTREIFEEFPVVQDAYAKYVPGISETEFWSRYFTSQLWERHRASVRKSANDEISRKKDDIFDQYLEEPDWNLQPRQPMPDRDGVERYLDLAATEEDHGEATSIRDVTMQAGRERSALPLIRRFNDHSKKLLRAASAGQTVRNSAFGGDIGIYEEINLEDLHDPSATPAIILDVENAAALDEGDDKLAPTGVLPGYSDSELLAMATESASILLDSMPDFSSVCLANPGPFIDDDESQRNPAYEAFAKQRDSQAAALATVKDMWSRANAENAVLPVFPEMLFEQIRSCHNSATEFLRQYWSAILPSVPGALGGQTPSAKDAKAAKMASYLKNTSNKIEAIVQTAQITGFDPERVRKALAPTLGAVEVALERERKRVKGK from the exons ATGACAGGCGAATCCTCAGCAATACGTAAGTACGACGTTGACTTCAAGAAGACACCGGGAACCCTCAGTATTACGTCAACCCATATAATATGGGTTCCAAAGGTTAAGGATGCTATGGATCGTCAAAGTCAGGCCATGAACAGGGCTATCA ATATGTTAGCAAGTAAACCTGAAAACGAGCGCGTCAGTCTCAAGATAATCTTCAAAGAAAACGTACCCCCAGGAGGTCTTCATTTCGTTTTCACCAATGCCAACACTAGAGGAGATGACAGAAAAGCTGTACAAGATATTCTCATACCATTTGTCGCCGCAAACAAGAATCCCACTGCATCAGCCCCCGGTACTCCCGGatcttccaccaccccGAACACTCCCAGTGCAGCAACGAGTACAGTTATGTCAGATGTGGCCAAAGGGAAGCGAAAGATGAATGAGGTGACCCCTGCGGGCCTGTCGACCGTGTCAACtgaatcttctcctttacCTCCTGCAGTAAGATCGCAGAGGAGAAAGTACAACACATTGCGACAGAGGGTACTGGAAAAGAATGACGCTTTACGGATGTTACATCGTGATTTGGTGTTGGGAAGGCAAATTACTGAAGAGGAATTCTGGGAGGGTAGAGAG GCGCTCATTCAGGCAGAAGAAATGGCGTACGCGCAAAAGCCTGGTAGACCTTCTAGACTGTTAGACGACCGCTTTGATCTCGAtgcaggaaggagaggcaaGACTACCGGAGGAACGGGTGTCGGTATCAAGCAAGCAGACAATGGGCCGGTCATATTGAAGCTCTCAAAGGAATTGACAAGAGAAATATTTGAAGAGTTTCCTGTTGTTCAGGACGCTTATGCGAAATATGTCCCCGGG ATTAGCGAAACCGAGTTCTGGTCCAGGTATTTCACATCGCAGCTGTGGGAACGACATCGTGCCAGTGTGCGAAAATCCGCCAATGATGAAATTTcaaggaaaaaggatgaCATCTTTGACCAATATCTCGAAGAGCCGGATTGGA ATCTGCAGCCGAGGCAACCCATGCCGGATAGAGATGGCGTGGAACGGTATCTTGATTTAGCAGCAACAGAGGAGGATCACGGAGAG GCTACTTCTATCCGAGATGTCACAATGCAGGCAGGGAGGGAACGAAGTGCTCTCCCTCTAATAAGGCGTTTCAATGATCATTCTAAAAAATTGCTTCGCGCTGC GAGTGCTGGGCAGACTGTCCGAAATAGCGCTTTTGGCGGG GACATTGGTATATATGAGGAGATCAATCTCGAAGATCTTCATGATCCGTCAGCAACACCAGCTATCATTCTAGATGTTGAAAATGCTGCTGCcttggatgaaggagatgataaATTAGCTCCTACAGGCGTTCTCCCTGGATATTCTGATTCGGAGCTCTTGGCTATGGCCACTGAGTCTGCTTCGATCCTACTTGATAGCATGCCCGATTTCTCCAGCGTCTGCTTGGCCAATCCCGGTCCGTTTatcgacgacgacgaaagTCAGAGAAATCCAGCATATGAAGCGTTTGCTAAACAGAGGGATAGTCAGGCTGCTGCATTGGCCACTGTGAAAGATATGTGGTCGCGAGCTAATGCAGAAAATGCTGTGCTGC CTGTCTTCCCAGAGATGCTTTTTGAACAAATTCGGTCATGCCATAATTCGGCGACCGAGTTTTTGCGACAATACTGGTCAGCCATTCTACCATCCGTCCCGGGAGCGCTTGGTGGGCAAACCCCAAGTGCTAAAGATGCCAAGGCTGCCAAGATGGCTAGTTATCTGAAGAATACTTCAAATAAAATTGAAGCAATTGTGCAAACCGCGCAGATCACTGGTTTCGATCCAGAGAGGGTCAGAAAG GCACTTGCCCCTACTCTTGGTGCAGTTGAGGTGGCtcttgaaagagaaaggaaaagagtgAAAGGTAAATAG
- a CDS encoding hypothetical protein (Match to ESTs gb|CF192821.1|CF192821, gb|CF192820.1|CF192820, gb|CF185095.1|CF185095; HMMPfam hit to C2, C2 domain, score: 344.0, E(): 2.1e-100), whose translation MPFIKALDHAIPNGQTFNNLAKAPGAVAGGLTSAVGSVGNMVGVEQVRGAAVHMFDPDASPAVKAAAAAKAKASLGLPSRDKVREGISGDGGGARAVIIDSSTSANAPKPTVTLADIDKASQAEGQREGSDDMPGSIPSNTAPSIPTWVMAGWKQAAGLGKTATAREEATVLQTYLTETMYGAWYHNAAVILFAILSTRLLTVLHLDWGWIIVVLAFCSSYYSISISRTRQRVRDDIQRELVKTRLVTETESADWINSFLERFWLIYEPVLSQTIIASTDAALAGVAPPGVDSIRMTTFTPPRIDYVRTFPKTPEDVVIMDWALSFTPNDLEDITPRQAAKQVNPKVVLSIRVGKGALSKALPVLLEDMSFSGKMRIKLKLMTNFPHVQTVDISFIEKPTFDYVLKPIGGETLGFDINSIPGLAPFIRDQVHSNLGPMMYDPNVFTIDLQQLLSGTPLDAAIGVLRVTVLDARNLKATKFGGGDPDPYVSFSIGAKPAIAQTKTIRSTSNPSFHETQFLLINSLADVLNLNVFDFNDHRPDSLLGTVSHELGTLADDAEQEGIVGQILGGGKDRGTLRYDLSYFPVLKPEKNADGTLEPLPDTQTGIVRLTIHQAKDLDVSHALLGGGALSPFASVFLGSGKNEVHRTKVLKHANQPIWEDACEFLVPEKHNSVVTVAITDSKDFAVDPSLGMVTIRLADLLEAKERHQDWFPLKGSRQGKVRMTAEWKAVAMTGSIGGANSYIPPIGILRVWLKRAVDVKNVEAALGGKSDPYVRIMGNNRIMARTEVINNNLNPEWDQIIYVPVHSIREHFMLEVMDYQNIGKDRSLGHVDLAARDYIDESGEQKYPYISKGSQDRRDRIKLDKANHFKGELHYEVDFKPAVSLRGGVSFDAQKNELEIAAEATEAQSAAEGASSSVTATVTPEANGSIKAASVPSGIVGVDDVTAGDANGHANQSVVDASIAAAALTAEEEDAQPETAAEDPREGVIMSTEEILSCQSGVIVFQVISGKLARRGSLEVMFDDGYWPAFTSGKARSNHPTWDQVGEGFIRELDFSRVWLRINAADENSKEDVVAEFKCDTKDFLERSINAPYDFVLTEPDGSNRSIVQIAARFVPVDIVLQPRESINNMGILRVDVIDAKALHGADRSGKSDPYVVFSLNDMKVFKSETKKKTLHPVWNESFETMVPSRVAAKFAFEIFDWDRVGTATSLGGNIIDLAVLEPFEATEVSLPVITEKRGEKGTFTFRLLFTPEIIARVRHNTSSFVSAGRAITQIGGVPLGVGKGVIHGGGAVAGGVAHGLGSVGGFAGRRIGLIKKKDKLTGKEVVIDPVTGTSVPVAPGTEITPAIGESSGIAAGQTSAPVGANLDGAVPGHHATTLPVGESASPQQPGTLGVTVISAKDLKSNREGSVKPYVQIKAGGKTVKTEHVKGSAPEWNESFSFNLTPNIKSFSVTVCDHHTLGKDPELGEAEVDIWRHIRPAVPDADVWVELSNGTGLLRLKLDWNTGFANPTPMRLGSRIRTPSVSSKSLPDSPGRFSMKKSKE comes from the exons ATGCCTTTTATTAAGGCTCTTGACCATGCGATACCGAATGGACAGACATTCAACAACCTAGCCAAAGCTCCCGGAGCTGTGGCGGGTGGTTTGACTTCCGCTGTGGGATCAGTCGGCAATATGGTGGGTGTAGAACAAGTCAGAGGAGCCGCAGTTCAC ATGTTTGATCCGGATGCATCGCCAGCGGTAAAGGCTGCTGCGGCTGCTAAGGCAAAGGCATCACTTGGTTTACCTAGCCGGGATAAAGTGAGGGAAGGCATATCTGGGGACGGCGGGGGCGCGCGAG CTGTAATCATTGATAGCTCCACATCCGCCAACGCTCCGAAACCAACCGTGACACTTGCGGATATTGACAAGGCGTCTCAAGCTGAAGGTCAGAGGGAAGGCAGC GATGATATGCCTGgctccatcccttccaacACGGCTCCCTCTATCCCTACTTGG GTCATGGCAGGCTGGAAGCAAGCAGCTGGCTTGGGAAAGACGGCAAcagcgagagaagaagctacCGTTTTGCAAACTTACCT CACTGAGACAATGTATGGTGCTTGGTATCACAATGCGGCCGTC ATCCTTTTTGCCATCCTATCTACCCGTCTTCTCACTGTTCTTCATCTCGACTGGGGTTGGATTATCGTTGTCCTTGCTTTTTGCTCGTCCTATTACTCTATCTCCATCTCGCGAACTAGGCAGCGGGTTAGGGACGACATCCAAAGAGAGCTGGTGAAAACGAGGCTAGTCACTGAGACTGAAAGCGCGGACTGGATTAATTCATTTTTGGAAAGATTTTGGCTTAT CTACGAGCCTGTCCTCAGTCAAACGATCATAGCAAGTACTGATGCTGCTCTGGCTGGAGTAGCCCCTCCTGGCGTTGACAGCATCCGTATGACTACTTTTACTC CTCCTCGTATTGATTATGTCCGCACTTTCCCAAAAAC TCCCGAGGATGTTGTGATCATGGACTGGGCCTTGTCTTTCACTCCGAACGATCTTGAAGACATCACCCCTCGCCAAGCTGCCAAACAGGTAAACCCAAAAGTTGTGCTTAGCATCCGAGTTGGTAAGGGTGCGCTGTCCAAGGCATTGCCTGTCTTGCTGGAAGACATGTCTTTCTCTGGCAAAATGAG AATCAAATTGAAATTGATGACCAACTTTCCCCATGTGCAGACAGTAGATATCAGTTTCATTGAAAAGCCTACGTTCGACTATGTGCTTAAGCCTATTGGCGGAGAGACTTTGGGATTTGACATCAACAGTATCCCAGGCCTCGCCCCATTCATCCGTGACCAAGTGCACTCCAATCTCGGTCCCATGATGTACGACCCCAACGTTTTCACCATCGATTTGCAGCAACTCCTCTCCGGTACACCACTTGATGCCGCTATTGGCGTCCTTCGTGTCACTGTTCTTGACGCTCGCAACCTCAAAGCAACCAAATTTGGTGGAGGTGATCCCGATCCTTATGTGTCCTTCTCCATAGGTGCAAAGCCGGCCATCGCCCAGACTAAGACAATCCGTTCTACTTCCAACCCTAGTTTCCATGAAACTCAGTTCCTTTTGATTAATTCCCTTGCCGACgttctcaacctcaacgTTTTTGATTTTAATGACCATCGTCCTGACAGCTTGCTCGGTACCGTTTCTCACGAGCTCGGCACGCTTGCCGACGACGCTGAGCAAGAGGGTATTGTGGGCCAAATTCTCGGCGGTGGCAAAGATCGTGGCACACTTCGATATGATCTGTCCTACTTCCCTGTCCTCAAGCCAGAGAAGAACGCTGATGGCACACTTGAACCACTTCCGGACACTCAGACGGGCATTGTTCGTCTTACCATTCACCAAGCCAAGGACCTTGATGTCTCACATGCACTTCTGGGAGGGGGTGCTCTCAGTCCTTTCGCCAGCGTCTTCCTTGGTTCGGGCAAAAATGAAGTTCATAGGACCAAGGTTCTCAAACATGCCAATCAACCTATTTGGGAAGATGCATGTGAATTCCTTGTACCGGAGAAGCACAATTCAGTTGTGACGGTTGCTATCACCGACAGCAAGGACTTCGCAGTTGACCCGAGCTTGGGAATGGTCACTATTCGTCTGGCTGATTTGCTCGAAGCCAAGGAAAGGCACCAAGACTGGTTCCCTCTCAAGGGCTCACGTCAGGGCAAGGTCCGTATGACTGCTGAGTGGAAGGCCGTCGCTATGACTGGTTCCATTGGGGGTGCTAATTCATATATACCTCCAATTGGTATCCTTCGTGTATGGCTCAAAAGAGCTGTAGATGTGAAGAATGTCGAGGCTGCTTTGGGTGGTAAATCTGATCCCTATGTGAGGATCATGGGCAACAACCGTATCATGGCCCGAACTGAGGTTATCAACAATAATCTTAATCCCGAATGGGATCAGATAATCTATGTGCCTGTGCACTCGATTCGGGAACACTTCATGCTCGAAGTGATGGATTATCAAAATATCGGTAAAGACAGGTCGCTTGGTCACGTGGACTTGGCCGCTAGAGATTACATCGACGAAAGTGGCGAGCAGAAGTACCCTTACATCTCAAAGGGTTCTCAAGATAGGAGGGACAGAATCAAACTTGACAAGGCAAACCATTTCAAGGGTGAACTACATTACGAAGTGGATTTCAAGCCAGCCGTTTCTCTCCGAGGTGGAGTCTCTTTTGATGCCCAGAAGAACGAGCTTGAAATTGCAGCGGAAGCTACTGAGGCTCAGTCTGCTGCGGAAGGCGCTAGTTCCAGTGTCACGGCTACAGTCACTCCAGAAGCCAACGGATCCATCAAGGCTGCGTCCGTACCTAGCGGTATCGTTGGGGTCGACGATGTTACTGCTGGAGATGCCAATGGTCATGCCAATCAGTCGGTCGTGGACGCCTCGATAGCTGCAGCTGCTCTTAcggccgaagaagaagatgcccAACCGGAGACAGCTGCAGAGGATCCGCGGGAGGGAGTAATTATGTCTACCGAGGAGATTTTGTCATGCC AATCCGGAGTTATAGTCTTCCAAGTTATCTCTGGCAAACTTGCTCGGCGTGGCTCCCTTGAAGTTATGTTTGATGATGGTTACTGGCCTGCTTTCACTTCAGGTAAAGCTCGCAGTAATCACCCAACCTGGGACCAAGTTGGTGAAGGCTTTATCCGTGAACTTGACTTTAGTCGAGTTTGGTTGAGAATTAATGCAGCCGATGAGAATAGTAAAGAGGATGTTGTGGCTGAATTCAAATGTGACACTAAGGATTTCCTGGAAAGGTCCATT AACGCTCCTTATGACTTCGTTCTTACTGAACCCGATGGCTCGAATAGAAGTATTGTTCAGATTGCTGCTCGCTTTGTACCTGTAGACATTGTGCTTCAACCTCGAGAAAGTATTAACA ACATGGGTATCCTCAGGGTTGATGTAATAGATGCTAAGGCATTGCATGGTGCTGATAGGAGTGGTAAATCTGAT CCATATGTGGTCTTTTCTTTGAACGACATGAAGGTATTCAAATCggaaaccaaaaaaaa AACCCTTCACCCCGTATGGAATGAGAGCTTCGAGACCATGGTTCCTTCTCGCGTGGCGGCTAAGTTTGCATTTGAGATATTCGATTGGGACAGG GTCGGTACCGCAACTTCCTTGGGTGGGAACATAATCGATTTAGCTGTTCTCGAACCTTTTGAAGCTACCGAGGTCTCTTTACCTGTTATCACTGAAAagcgaggagagaagggcaCTTTTACATTCAGATTGCTCTTCACCCCTGAAA TCATTGCTCGAGTGCGTCATAATACCAGCTCCTTTGTCTCTGCCGGTCGAGCTATCACACAAATTGGGGGTGTTCCTCTTGGTGTTGGCAAGGGCGTTATTCATGGCGGGGGTGCCGTCGCGGGTGGCGTCGCTCACGGCCTGGGTTCCGTCGGCGGGTTTGCTGGCCGTCGCATTGGCCTgatcaagaaaaaggacaaaTTAACGGGAAAAGAGGTCGTCATCGATCCTGTTACCGGCACTTCTGTTCCTGTAGCTCCTGGTACCGAAATTACTCCCGCTATTGGCGAAAGTTCTGGTATTGCAGCAGGTCAGACTTCTGCTCCCGTTGGCGCTAATCTCGATGGGGCCGTACCAGGTCATCATGCAACAACATTACCAGTAGGGGAGAGTGCTAGTCCTCAGCAGCCAGGGACTCTCGGTGTGACCGTTATCAGCGCCAAGGACCTCAAGAGTAATAGGGAAGGCAGTGTAAAACCTTATGTTCAGATCAAAGCGGGAGGTAAAACTGTGAAGACCGAACACGTCAAAGGCTCTGCTCCAGAATG GAACGAAAGTTTTTCTTTCAACCTAACTCCTAATATAAAGTCTTTCTCCGTGACTGTATGCG ACCACCATACCCTCGGCAAAGATCCTGAACTTGGCGAGGCTGAAGTCGATATATGGAGACACATCCGACCTGCCGTACCCGATGCCGACGTTTGGGTTGAGCTCAGTAATGGTACAGGCCTTTTGCGTTTGAAATTGGACTGGAACACTGGCTTTGCAAACCCTACACCCATGAGGTTGGGATCCAGGATCAGGACACCTAGCGTCAGCTCCAAATCTTTACCAGATAGTCCTGGTCGATTCTctatgaagaagagcaaggaatGA